In the genome of Photobacterium sp. TLY01, one region contains:
- a CDS encoding accessory factor UbiK family protein yields the protein MFDPKKLEQVAKQIQEAMPQPVKALGQDVEQKVRQTIQAQLSKLDVVNREEFDVQTQVLLRTRQKLNELEQKVAQLEAMLADKSE from the coding sequence ATGTTTGATCCAAAGAAACTTGAGCAGGTTGCCAAGCAAATTCAGGAAGCCATGCCTCAACCGGTCAAAGCGCTTGGTCAGGATGTGGAACAGAAAGTGCGTCAAACCATCCAGGCACAACTGAGCAAGCTGGATGTGGTGAATCGCGAAGAGTTCGATGTGCAGACCCAGGTCCTGCTGCGCACGCGCCAAAAGCTGAACGAGCTGGAACAAAAGGTTGCCCAGCTGGAAGCTATGCTGGCAGATAAATCCGAATAA
- the ilvC gene encoding ketol-acid reductoisomerase has protein sequence MANYFNTLNLRQQLDQLGRCRFMGRSEFATEADYLKGKKVVIVGCGAQGLNQGLNMRDSGLNVSYALRQAAIDEQRASFRNAKDNGFEVGSYEQLIPQADLVINLTPDKQHTDVVTTVMPLMKQGAALGYSHGFNIVEEGMQIRPDITVVMVAPKCPGTEVREEYKRGFGVPTLIAVHPENDPQGEGLEIAKAWAAATGGHRAGVLESSFVAEVKSDLMGEQTILCGMLQAGSIVCYEKMVAEGVEPGYAGKLLQFGWETITEALKFGGITHMMDRLTNPAKIKAFELSEELKDLMRPLYNKHMDDIITGEFSRTMMADWANDDAELLGWRAETAETAFENYPQTDAKIAEQEYFDNGILMVAMVRAGVELAFEAMTASGIIEESAYYESLHELPLIANTVARKRLYEMNVVISDTAEYGNYLFANVATPLLREKFMPKVGTDVIGKGLAATSNQVDNQQLIDVNEALRNHPVEQIGHELRGYMTDMKRIAVGD, from the coding sequence ATGGCTAACTATTTCAATACCTTAAACTTGCGTCAGCAATTAGATCAACTGGGCCGCTGCCGTTTCATGGGCCGCAGCGAGTTTGCAACCGAAGCCGATTACCTGAAAGGTAAGAAGGTGGTGATTGTTGGTTGTGGTGCTCAGGGTCTGAATCAGGGTCTGAACATGCGTGATTCTGGTCTGAACGTGTCTTATGCACTGCGTCAGGCGGCGATTGATGAGCAGCGTGCATCGTTTCGTAATGCAAAAGACAATGGTTTTGAAGTGGGCAGCTATGAACAATTAATCCCGCAGGCTGATCTGGTGATCAACCTGACGCCAGACAAACAACACACGGATGTTGTGACCACTGTGATGCCTCTGATGAAGCAAGGTGCGGCGCTGGGTTATTCACACGGTTTCAATATCGTTGAAGAAGGCATGCAGATTCGTCCGGATATCACGGTTGTGATGGTGGCGCCTAAGTGTCCGGGGACGGAAGTCCGTGAAGAATACAAGCGTGGCTTTGGTGTTCCGACGCTGATCGCCGTTCACCCGGAAAATGACCCGCAAGGTGAAGGCCTGGAAATTGCGAAAGCCTGGGCGGCCGCAACAGGTGGCCACCGTGCCGGTGTTCTGGAATCCTCTTTCGTAGCAGAAGTGAAATCTGACCTGATGGGTGAGCAGACCATTCTGTGTGGCATGCTGCAGGCGGGCTCTATCGTGTGTTACGAGAAGATGGTTGCTGAAGGCGTCGAGCCTGGCTATGCCGGTAAGCTGCTGCAGTTCGGCTGGGAAACCATTACCGAAGCCCTGAAGTTTGGCGGTATCACGCATATGATGGATCGTCTGACGAACCCGGCTAAAATCAAAGCATTTGAGTTGTCTGAAGAGCTGAAAGATCTGATGCGTCCGCTGTATAACAAGCACATGGATGACATCATCACAGGTGAGTTCTCTCGGACCATGATGGCCGACTGGGCGAACGATGACGCAGAGCTGCTGGGCTGGCGTGCTGAAACGGCGGAAACGGCGTTTGAAAACTATCCGCAAACCGATGCCAAAATTGCTGAGCAGGAATACTTTGATAACGGCATTCTGATGGTGGCTATGGTGCGTGCCGGTGTTGAGCTGGCGTTTGAAGCCATGACAGCCTCAGGCATTATTGAAGAGTCGGCTTACTATGAGTCTCTGCACGAGCTGCCGCTGATTGCCAACACTGTTGCCCGTAAGCGTCTGTACGAGATGAACGTGGTGATTTCTGATACGGCAGAATATGGTAACTACCTGTTTGCGAACGTGGCGACGCCATTACTGCGCGAAAAGTTCATGCCGAAAGTGGGTACGGATGTGATTGGTAAAGGCCTGGCTGCAACCAGCAACCAAGTTGATAACCAGCAGCTGATTGATGTGAACGAAGCGCTGCGTAATCACCCTGTAGAGCAGATTGGTCACGAACTGCGTGGTTATATGACAGATATGAAGCGTATCGCAGTAGGCGACTAA
- the ilvY gene encoding HTH-type transcriptional activator IlvY, whose translation MNIKSLQFFLHLCNSKNFSQTAQKMHISPSALSRLIQRLEQEVSQPLFIRDNRSVELTTAGRKLLPVANRIIAEWQQLQQELTEPDQMLKGKLTLFCSVTASYSHLPHVLNQFRQHYPQVEIQLVTGDPAQAVDKVLHDEADFAITALPDNISSKLTFIHLGDVSISVISPLVAPSGLQTLLTPEIQWNKLPFILPEHGKARENADKWMKSNKIKPNIYAQVAGHEAIVSMVALGCGIGIAPDIVIENSPMRDQIQKLPTAAVEPLTLGLCCKQSRQQEPLYQALLALFK comes from the coding sequence ATGAACATCAAATCACTCCAGTTCTTTCTTCATTTATGTAACAGCAAAAACTTTAGTCAGACTGCACAAAAAATGCATATCAGTCCATCCGCACTCAGCCGCCTCATTCAACGGCTTGAGCAGGAAGTGTCTCAACCTTTGTTTATTCGGGACAACCGCAGTGTTGAACTGACCACAGCGGGTCGTAAGTTGCTCCCTGTCGCCAACCGAATCATCGCGGAATGGCAACAACTGCAACAAGAACTGACCGAACCGGATCAAATGCTCAAAGGCAAGTTAACCCTGTTCTGTTCGGTCACTGCCAGCTACAGCCATTTGCCGCATGTGCTCAATCAATTCCGGCAACACTATCCCCAAGTCGAAATCCAGCTGGTGACCGGCGATCCGGCGCAAGCCGTCGATAAAGTGCTCCACGATGAAGCCGACTTTGCCATCACAGCGCTGCCTGACAATATTTCCAGCAAACTGACTTTCATTCACCTGGGTGATGTCTCAATCTCAGTGATTAGTCCTTTAGTTGCACCCTCCGGGTTACAGACGCTGCTGACCCCCGAAATTCAATGGAATAAACTGCCATTTATCCTTCCGGAACATGGAAAAGCCAGAGAAAACGCTGACAAGTGGATGAAATCAAATAAAATTAAGCCTAACATTTATGCTCAGGTTGCTGGACACGAAGCTATTGTTAGTATGGTGGCATTGGGATGCGGCATAGGGATTGCGCCAGATATTGTGATAGAGAACAGCCCAATGCGTGACCAGATACAAAAGCTGCCTACCGCAGCGGTTGAGCCCTTAACCCTGGGGTTGTGTTGTAAACAAAGCCGGCAACAGGAGCCGCTCTATCAAGCGTTGCTGGCATTATTCAAATAG
- a CDS encoding NAD(P)-binding domain-containing protein translates to MTSTHTLTHSYYSAFYAEKGYQFLEQIAQTRMMPKNLIVFTVMHCYEGSLPYLNVLCKLADHVIFIPKQATFCNNGTLLNTISSIPNCDVVTAGFDKIALRDPMRCLTLIEQYTQPGQAFLILDHGGYFAQGVEAIFERYYEQCVGIAELTANGIAKYRNRHLIKPLVSVAHLSIKTPADYEASECIVHYTDQILREAFGLKLNNLGFLTIGVIGSGNLGRGICKTLQGKGIHEIYVSDQDPRQLTALPRNGIQVCSTETMLKHCNLIFCCTGNGALHTAHIQSRRENLFIATVTSADDELNLPDLVQQGTLKYIGGNQFITEYQNRHGASIYLIAGGESANTPFKTGMGDPTLYLFEAAHLLAGLQLSSQSHSYASGIQALSAQDEIFIAEQWLRFFYSYT, encoded by the coding sequence ATGACGTCAACGCACACTTTAACACACAGCTACTACTCCGCTTTTTATGCAGAAAAAGGCTATCAGTTTTTAGAGCAAATTGCGCAAACCCGGATGATGCCGAAAAACCTGATTGTTTTTACCGTCATGCATTGTTATGAAGGTTCACTGCCGTATCTGAATGTGCTGTGTAAACTTGCTGACCACGTCATTTTCATCCCCAAGCAAGCGACATTTTGCAATAATGGCACATTGCTCAATACCATCAGCTCTATTCCAAACTGTGATGTTGTGACTGCCGGGTTTGACAAAATCGCCTTGAGAGATCCGATGCGTTGCCTGACGCTTATTGAGCAATACACTCAGCCGGGACAAGCTTTTCTGATTTTGGATCACGGTGGCTATTTTGCTCAGGGCGTTGAAGCCATCTTTGAAAGATATTACGAGCAATGTGTCGGGATTGCGGAGTTAACCGCCAATGGCATCGCCAAATATCGCAATCGTCATCTCATCAAGCCGCTGGTATCTGTAGCCCACCTGAGCATCAAGACCCCAGCCGACTACGAAGCTTCTGAGTGTATCGTCCATTACACAGATCAAATTCTGCGTGAAGCTTTTGGTCTGAAATTGAACAATCTCGGCTTTCTTACCATCGGTGTGATAGGCAGTGGTAATCTGGGCCGGGGTATTTGTAAAACACTCCAAGGTAAAGGTATCCATGAGATCTATGTCAGTGACCAGGATCCCAGGCAACTCACCGCCTTACCCAGAAATGGTATTCAGGTTTGTTCTACCGAAACCATGCTCAAACACTGCAATCTCATTTTCTGCTGTACCGGCAATGGCGCGCTGCACACGGCGCACATCCAATCCAGACGCGAGAACTTATTCATCGCCACTGTCACCTCTGCCGACGACGAGCTGAATCTGCCCGATCTGGTCCAACAAGGAACTTTAAAGTATATAGGGGGCAATCAATTCATCACTGAATATCAAAATCGGCATGGCGCCAGCATTTACCTCATTGCTGGCGGTGAATCAGCGAACACCCCCTTCAAAACCGGTATGGGCGACCCCACTCTATATCTGTTTGAAGCCGCACATTTGCTGGCAGGCCTGCAGCTCAGCAGCCAGTCTCACAGCTATGCATCAGGTATTCAGGCTTTATCTGCACAAGATGAAATTTTCATTGCTGAGCAATGGTTGCGTTTTTTCTATAGTTACACTTAA
- the fadB gene encoding fatty acid oxidation complex subunit alpha FadB, with amino-acid sequence MIYQGETLSVSYLEDGIAEINFNAPGSVNKLDRKTLENLSEAINALYQQNELKGVILTSGKSAFIVGADVTEFPDIMTQDADVLSSWLAEANVIFNRLEDIPVPTITAITGFALGGGCECVLATDMRVADTTALVGLPETKLGIMPGWGGSVRLPRLIGADPAMDIIAGGKAKKADEALKLGIVDAVVAPEALRDAALTMLKDAIAGKLEWRARREQKKAPLKLNKIEATMSFTMAKGMVMQVAGPHYPAPITAVKCIEEAAGMSRDDALKVENKGFVALAKSEVAPALVGIFLNDQYIKGKAKQAAKEGKDTQRAAVLGAGIMGGGIAYQSALKGVPVVMKDIAQPSLDLGMNEASKLLNKQLERGKLNGLKMAKILASIQPTLHYAGIEEADVIVEAVVENPKVKAAVLAEVEARVGEDTVITSNTSTIPINLLAKSLKRPEKFCGMHFFNPVHRMPLVEIIRGEHTSEETISRVVAYAAKMGKSPIVVNDCPGFFVNRVLFPYFAGFSLLLRDGADFTKVDKVMEKKFGWPMGPAYLLDVVGIDTAHHAQAVMAEGFPERMGKDYKDAVDVMFESQRLGQKNGKGFYAYSVDKKGKPKKDLAPEVAELLAPVVSRAADFSDEDIIARTMVPMINEVVRCLEEGIIATPAEADMALVYGLGFPPFRGGVFRYLDSIGLANYVAMADKFAHLGAVYEVPAGLREKAAKGESYYNAPVNA; translated from the coding sequence ATGATTTACCAAGGTGAAACCCTATCCGTAAGCTATCTGGAAGATGGCATTGCGGAAATCAACTTCAATGCGCCAGGCAGCGTCAACAAGCTTGATCGTAAGACCCTGGAAAACCTCAGTGAAGCTATCAACGCGCTGTATCAGCAAAATGAACTGAAAGGCGTCATCCTGACTTCCGGTAAATCCGCCTTTATTGTTGGTGCGGACGTCACCGAATTTCCTGACATCATGACCCAAGACGCTGATGTACTGTCCAGTTGGCTGGCAGAAGCCAATGTCATTTTTAACCGCCTGGAAGACATCCCGGTCCCAACCATTACCGCGATTACCGGTTTTGCATTAGGTGGCGGCTGTGAGTGCGTGCTGGCAACTGACATGCGCGTGGCAGACACAACTGCACTGGTAGGCCTGCCAGAAACCAAATTGGGTATTATGCCTGGCTGGGGTGGCTCCGTACGTCTGCCTCGCCTGATTGGCGCCGATCCGGCCATGGATATCATCGCTGGCGGTAAAGCCAAAAAAGCCGATGAAGCCTTAAAACTTGGGATTGTAGATGCCGTTGTGGCACCAGAGGCCCTGCGCGACGCTGCGCTGACCATGCTCAAAGATGCCATTGCCGGTAAGCTGGAATGGCGCGCACGCCGTGAGCAGAAAAAAGCACCACTGAAACTCAACAAAATTGAAGCGACCATGAGCTTCACGATGGCCAAAGGCATGGTCATGCAGGTGGCCGGTCCGCATTATCCTGCGCCAATCACTGCGGTTAAGTGTATTGAAGAAGCTGCAGGCATGAGCCGCGACGACGCGCTGAAAGTCGAAAACAAAGGCTTTGTCGCACTGGCGAAAAGTGAAGTGGCACCGGCGCTGGTCGGCATTTTCCTCAATGATCAGTACATCAAAGGCAAAGCGAAGCAAGCGGCTAAAGAAGGCAAAGACACCCAGCGCGCTGCCGTTCTGGGTGCCGGTATTATGGGTGGCGGCATTGCCTACCAGTCTGCACTGAAAGGTGTGCCGGTTGTGATGAAAGACATCGCTCAGCCCTCGCTGGATCTGGGGATGAATGAAGCCTCTAAACTGCTGAACAAGCAGCTGGAGCGCGGCAAACTGAACGGCCTGAAAATGGCAAAAATTCTGGCATCCATCCAGCCAACCCTGCATTACGCCGGCATTGAAGAAGCCGATGTGATTGTTGAAGCTGTGGTTGAAAACCCGAAAGTGAAAGCCGCTGTCCTGGCGGAAGTGGAAGCGCGTGTCGGCGAAGATACGGTGATCACTTCGAACACCTCGACCATTCCAATCAACCTGCTGGCGAAATCGCTCAAGCGCCCGGAAAAATTCTGTGGCATGCACTTCTTCAACCCGGTGCACCGCATGCCGCTGGTTGAAATTATCCGCGGTGAGCATACCTCGGAAGAGACCATTTCGCGCGTGGTGGCTTACGCGGCCAAAATGGGTAAATCCCCGATCGTGGTCAACGACTGCCCAGGGTTCTTCGTCAACCGCGTCCTGTTCCCTTACTTTGCCGGCTTCAGCCTGCTGCTGCGTGACGGCGCCGACTTCACCAAAGTCGATAAAGTCATGGAGAAGAAATTCGGCTGGCCGATGGGCCCGGCGTACCTGCTGGACGTGGTCGGGATCGATACCGCGCACCATGCTCAGGCTGTGATGGCCGAAGGCTTCCCGGAGCGCATGGGTAAAGACTACAAAGATGCAGTCGACGTGATGTTCGAAAGCCAGCGTCTGGGCCAGAAAAACGGCAAAGGCTTCTATGCCTACTCGGTCGATAAAAAAGGCAAGCCGAAGAAAGATCTGGCACCCGAAGTGGCTGAGCTGCTGGCCCCTGTTGTCAGCCGTGCCGCTGATTTCAGTGATGAAGACATCATCGCCCGTACCATGGTGCCTATGATTAACGAAGTGGTGCGCTGTCTGGAAGAAGGCATTATCGCAACACCGGCAGAAGCCGACATGGCACTGGTCTACGGCCTGGGCTTCCCTCCATTCCGCGGCGGTGTGTTCCGTTACCTGGATTCAATCGGCCTGGCCAACTATGTCGCAATGGCAGACAAGTTTGCCCACCTGGGCGCCGTATACGAAGTCCCTGCCGGTCTTCGTGAAAAAGCCGCTAAAGGCGAAAGCTATTACAACGCACCAGTAAACGCTTAA
- a CDS encoding TrkH family potassium uptake protein → MQIRSIIRIVGLLLALFSVTMLVPALIALLYRDGAGFPFVVTFFILLAGGAALWLPNRHHRRELKARDGFLIVVLFWTVIGSAGAVPFILSKNPDLSFTDSFFESFSALTTTGATVIVGLDALPKAILFYRQMLQWFGGMGIIVLAVAILPVLGIGGMQLYRAEIPGPVKDSKMTPRIAETAKTLWYIYLTLTVACAGAFWLAGMDLFDAIAHSFSTVAIGGFSTHDASIGYYNSTAINMVTVVFLLISACNFSLHFAAFSNRGHNLRTYWRDPEFKAFLVIQLILLLICYGMLMKHQTYDTWWATLDQALFQTVSISTTAGFTTTGFSEWPLFLPVLLLFSSFIGGCAGSTGGGIKVIRVLLLFLQGVRELKRLVHPRAVYTIKVGNKALPQRVVDAVWGFFSAYALVFVICMLVLVGTGMDELTAFSAVAATLNNLGPGLGQVAVHFGEVNDAAKWTLIVAMLFGRLEVFTLLVLFTPTFWRN, encoded by the coding sequence ATGCAAATTCGTTCCATTATCCGTATCGTTGGCCTGCTACTGGCGCTATTTAGCGTCACTATGCTGGTCCCGGCCCTTATCGCCTTGCTGTACCGTGACGGTGCAGGTTTCCCTTTCGTGGTGACCTTCTTTATTTTGCTGGCGGGCGGGGCGGCACTCTGGCTGCCCAACCGGCATCACCGGCGGGAACTGAAAGCCCGGGATGGATTTCTGATTGTGGTTTTATTCTGGACCGTTATCGGCAGCGCCGGTGCTGTGCCTTTTATTTTGTCGAAAAACCCGGACTTATCCTTTACGGACTCATTTTTTGAATCTTTCTCCGCCCTGACGACGACCGGGGCAACTGTGATTGTCGGGCTGGACGCTTTGCCGAAGGCGATTCTTTTTTACCGTCAGATGCTGCAGTGGTTTGGCGGTATGGGGATCATTGTGCTGGCTGTGGCCATCTTACCTGTCTTAGGGATTGGTGGGATGCAGCTTTATCGCGCTGAAATTCCGGGGCCGGTCAAAGACAGCAAGATGACCCCGCGGATTGCTGAAACCGCCAAGACGCTCTGGTATATCTATCTAACCCTGACGGTTGCCTGCGCGGGTGCTTTCTGGCTGGCCGGGATGGATCTCTTTGATGCCATAGCACACAGTTTTTCGACTGTCGCGATTGGCGGCTTCTCTACCCATGATGCCAGCATCGGCTATTACAACAGTACTGCCATTAATATGGTTACTGTGGTCTTTCTTTTGATCTCCGCCTGTAACTTTTCATTGCACTTTGCGGCGTTCTCCAACCGTGGCCATAACCTTCGGACCTATTGGCGGGATCCCGAATTCAAGGCTTTTCTCGTCATACAGCTGATCCTGCTGTTGATTTGCTACGGCATGCTGATGAAGCACCAAACCTATGATACCTGGTGGGCCACTCTGGATCAGGCGCTGTTCCAAACTGTCTCTATTTCAACGACAGCCGGTTTTACCACCACAGGGTTTTCTGAATGGCCGCTGTTTCTGCCTGTGTTGCTTTTGTTCTCTTCCTTTATCGGCGGCTGTGCCGGATCCACGGGCGGCGGGATTAAAGTAATTCGCGTACTGCTTTTGTTTCTGCAAGGGGTCAGGGAGCTCAAGCGCCTGGTGCACCCGCGTGCTGTCTACACCATTAAAGTCGGAAATAAAGCTTTGCCACAACGGGTGGTGGATGCGGTCTGGGGATTCTTCTCCGCCTATGCGTTGGTGTTTGTAATTTGCATGCTGGTGCTGGTCGGGACGGGCATGGATGAGCTGACCGCATTTTCTGCAGTTGCGGCCACTCTCAATAATCTGGGTCCGGGGTTAGGGCAAGTTGCCGTTCATTTCGGAGAGGTGAACGACGCGGCGAAGTGGACATTAATTGTCGCTATGCTGTTTGGGCGCCTTGAAGTCTTCACTTTACTGGTTTTATTCACCCCGACATTCTGGCGAAACTAA
- the hemG gene encoding menaquinone-dependent protoporphyrinogen IX dehydrogenase produces MEKVLLLHSSCDGQTIKILRYIEQQLGGNYHCETQDIHQSPGIDFTRYDRVLIGASVRYGHLNKKLYQFVEQHQQALEKHKAAFFCVNLTARKPGKDTPETSVYMQKFLQTSPWQPKLLAVFAGALRYPRYSWFDRTMIQLIMRMTGGETDTTKEVEYTDWGKVSAFSQAFKQL; encoded by the coding sequence GTGGAAAAGGTTTTATTGCTGCACTCTAGCTGTGACGGTCAGACGATCAAAATCTTACGCTATATAGAGCAGCAGCTCGGCGGGAATTATCATTGTGAGACGCAGGATATTCATCAGTCACCTGGGATTGACTTCACTCGTTATGATCGGGTGTTGATTGGTGCTTCAGTTCGGTATGGTCATTTAAATAAAAAGCTGTACCAGTTTGTTGAGCAGCACCAGCAAGCCCTGGAGAAACATAAAGCGGCTTTCTTCTGCGTTAACCTGACGGCGCGAAAACCCGGCAAGGATACACCGGAGACGAGCGTGTATATGCAGAAGTTCCTGCAAACATCGCCCTGGCAGCCTAAACTCCTGGCAGTCTTCGCGGGCGCACTACGCTATCCACGGTATTCTTGGTTTGATAGAACCATGATTCAGCTCATTATGCGCATGACCGGGGGAGAAACTGATACAACAAAAGAAGTTGAATATACGGATTGGGGCAAGGTGAGCGCTTTTAGTCAGGCATTCAAGCAGCTTTAA
- a CDS encoding YigZ family protein — translation MDQAPYLIPAEPVVFEQEIKKSRFITYLAHTPGAEAAKAFVQDIKSRHVDARHNCWAFVAGRPEDSMSWGFSDDGEPSGTAGKPMLAQLSGSGVGEVTAVVTRYYGGIRLGTGGLVKAYGGGVQQALAVLITKEKVITSPLYVRCAYNQVPLLEAVLAEHHAEVQSADYGVDVTMNILLDARLAETCKAVLINRSGGRIVIQDADNILKNYK, via the coding sequence ATGGATCAGGCTCCTTATCTAATACCAGCGGAACCCGTTGTTTTCGAACAAGAGATCAAAAAAAGCCGCTTTATTACCTATTTAGCCCATACACCCGGTGCGGAGGCGGCGAAAGCCTTTGTTCAGGACATCAAATCACGGCATGTGGATGCACGGCACAATTGCTGGGCCTTCGTGGCTGGCCGACCTGAAGATTCCATGTCGTGGGGATTCAGTGATGACGGCGAGCCCTCCGGAACGGCGGGTAAACCGATGCTGGCCCAGCTCAGTGGCAGCGGGGTTGGGGAAGTCACGGCCGTTGTCACGCGCTATTATGGTGGTATCCGGCTGGGGACGGGCGGTTTAGTGAAAGCGTATGGTGGCGGGGTGCAGCAGGCGCTTGCAGTGCTCATCACCAAAGAAAAGGTTATTACTTCACCACTTTATGTCCGCTGTGCGTATAATCAGGTGCCTTTACTGGAGGCTGTGCTCGCTGAGCATCATGCTGAAGTGCAGAGCGCTGACTACGGGGTGGATGTCACCATGAACATTCTGCTGGATGCTCGCTTGGCCGAAACATGCAAGGCAGTGCTGATCAATCGCAGTGGCGGCCGGATTGTGATTCAGGACGCAGACAATATTTTGAAGAACTACAAGTGA